The proteins below come from a single Chryseobacterium bernardetii genomic window:
- the hisIE gene encoding bifunctional phosphoribosyl-AMP cyclohydrolase/phosphoribosyl-ATP diphosphatase HisIE translates to MKIDFNKDKGLVPVVIQDNRTLQVLMLGYMNEEAFEKTKKEKIVTFFSRSKNRLWTKGEESGNFLAVKSIDIDCDQDTILIKVIPTHVVCHTGSFSCFGEKDTKGFLYELEEKISQRIDSKTEDSYTYSLYQRGINKMAQKVGEEAVELVIEAKDNNDLLFKNEAADLLYHLLILLKAKGFSLEDIEEVLLSRDK, encoded by the coding sequence ATGAAAATAGATTTTAATAAAGACAAAGGGCTTGTTCCGGTAGTAATTCAGGATAACCGGACATTGCAGGTTCTGATGCTCGGCTATATGAATGAGGAAGCTTTTGAAAAGACCAAAAAAGAAAAAATAGTTACCTTTTTCAGCCGTTCCAAAAACAGGCTCTGGACAAAAGGAGAAGAGTCAGGTAACTTTTTAGCTGTAAAAAGTATTGATATAGACTGCGACCAGGATACCATACTGATTAAAGTTATTCCCACCCATGTAGTATGCCATACGGGAAGTTTCAGTTGCTTCGGGGAAAAGGATACCAAAGGCTTTTTATATGAGTTAGAGGAAAAAATATCTCAAAGAATTGACAGTAAGACAGAAGATTCTTATACCTATTCACTGTATCAGAGGGGAATTAATAAAATGGCTCAGAAAGTAGGAGAAGAGGCTGTAGAACTGGTTATTGAAGCTAAAGACAATAACGATTTGCTCTTTAAAAATGAAGCAGCTGATCTCTTATACCACCTACTCATTCTGTTAAAAGCAAAAGGATTTTCGCTGGAAGATATAGAAGAAGTTCTGCTGAGCAGAGACAAGTAA
- a CDS encoding T9SS type A sorting domain-containing protein: MGTSSDEEARAVIQSTDLGFFVAGNVQNSSKGYGSKDVWIVRLDKDGKELSQLTLGGKGLDEVEKMIPTRDGGALLGIYSRSSVSSSKKTENFGEGDYWIVKLDKNGKVEWEKNFGGKGDDHVRTLALTANGYIIGGESRSERSGNKTVGIQEGTDLWLIALNERGDEHWQKSYNFKNRDILMGMSVIHSSDDTSSKGILLGGYTQAEGRIEKDDETFWMLYIDGNGNEQWRKYVAGESRQKEERLSDLKLNRDGSIVLAGTSAKELGKENWKIVKLGDKQVNDLIEKYDIKIYPNPVIEYAYVEIGFDFKEADIMLYDMGGRQLQNFKTKNKVTKLSTQALIQGAYLVTIKTDNNKTANAKLIKK; the protein is encoded by the coding sequence TTGGGAACCTCCTCGGATGAAGAAGCCAGAGCAGTAATTCAAAGTACAGATTTAGGCTTTTTTGTAGCTGGCAACGTACAAAACTCTTCTAAAGGTTATGGTTCTAAAGATGTTTGGATTGTAAGACTTGACAAGGACGGAAAAGAATTATCCCAGCTGACTTTAGGCGGAAAAGGCTTAGATGAAGTAGAGAAAATGATTCCTACCCGTGATGGCGGAGCTTTATTAGGTATCTATTCCAGAAGCTCTGTAAGTAGTTCAAAGAAAACTGAAAACTTCGGTGAAGGTGATTACTGGATCGTTAAGCTGGATAAAAACGGAAAGGTAGAATGGGAAAAGAACTTTGGCGGTAAAGGAGACGACCATGTAAGAACACTGGCTTTAACAGCAAACGGCTATATCATTGGTGGCGAATCCAGGTCTGAAAGATCAGGGAATAAAACGGTAGGTATCCAGGAAGGAACAGACCTTTGGCTGATTGCCCTTAACGAAAGAGGCGATGAACATTGGCAGAAATCCTACAATTTCAAAAACCGTGATATCCTGATGGGAATGAGCGTGATTCATTCTTCGGACGATACATCTTCAAAAGGAATTTTACTAGGCGGCTATACCCAGGCAGAAGGCAGAATAGAAAAAGATGATGAGACTTTCTGGATGCTGTACATTGATGGCAACGGAAATGAACAGTGGAGAAAGTATGTGGCCGGAGAATCCAGGCAGAAAGAAGAAAGGCTTTCAGACTTGAAATTAAACAGGGACGGTTCTATTGTTTTAGCAGGAACCAGTGCCAAGGAACTGGGGAAAGAAAACTGGAAGATCGTAAAGCTTGGTGACAAACAGGTGAATGACCTGATTGAAAAATATGACATTAAGATCTATCCAAACCCTGTAATAGAGTATGCGTATGTGGAAATTGGCTTTGATTTCAAAGAAGCTGATATTATGCTTTATGATATGGGCGGAAGACAGCTTCAGAACTTTAAAACTAAGAACAAAGTGACTAAGTTGAGTACCCAGGCTTTAATACAGGGCGCTTATTTAGTGACCATAAAAACGGATAATAATAAAACAGCGAATGCAAAGCTGATTAAGAAATAA
- a CDS encoding RHS repeat domain-containing protein has product MKKAIITLGTILLFTTAVPAQYVPKILPPSPNATSIAKFVESPVSYYRGTANINIPLFNIDTGDIPLNVSIQYDTKGIRVAEISSSVGAGWSLLTGGLITRQIRQRPDEYSKGYLTYSYNSDFENNTVLRHQLGDENASYADSPTPVDEDPDMFFINFLGKSAKFIIDNVTKKAVTQSFDDWKIDIDYENPLDGNYRINRIIITDETGNQYFFGQDISKLNSAYDIVTSVSSGLIAPISEPPTYQENSYRTAWHLKEVKTLKNNYLFNYTSEQVTTYSKTDINKGDYIGAISLATTRTTQQVLQNIIFPEGSLDFIYSSSEREDLEGGKALNALILKDNKGEQMKKISFVQSYHSGNHNNIHPLVLQKDLRSDKRLFLNQVNELDKNDNILSSYKLEYNSMELPNRHSNSIDYWGYYNGKSNSMNIFTDVKDGNRDVYSAYTEAGILTKIIYPTGGSENFYYEDNNVLIPTYFSNFILSNPSRILYDDKVTALAKAPDNFVLNNGSATIGKYIKVFDIPNVYGNKFSFTAMLGVGCTSVETSDCKTKVRLYRIDKNTGAILASYTITQGNNVELVNPPFESGKYRLEVSNPSFTLNDSQNYETNPFSVALRWKEYKPDIPINSFVGGGRRISRIEVNDNGKITKRKYTYTLPNGTTSGKLLGIPDYMCIIKKYGNLTMIAGQIQNRIQPMSSFNNAGQVGYSQVTETFSSGDDSVLWSKKYNFTNYPDGGQYYKFPYHLPDDMDWARGLNLNTTMYDSEGKTVELLENKYNFSDEQFFPYRFYRTFNGDVGTNAPYTELTPLPPAQAPSSYLLSHNIKSIPIYKWGNYLNGPLDSSTLFNYDIYRTSFFYGGMIRNYQKIKTEYVNGIAVKKMYIDIAKESLNHHQVTSENTIYSDGTSQETSYQYAHEKGNIKLINANMIGIPLETTVIRKQNANDPNGKIISKTETKYDNPSNLFPSSVVSTDLQNVVSTEVSYDKYDSKGNLQQYTTKDGVSTVIIWGYNGTRPIAKIENAKLENIGQSFIDSIVNASNTDAAAERNNDETTLLNAFKTFKDNLSGYQITTYTYDPLIGVRSITPPSGIREVYLYDDAGRLKEIREQNNTGKLLKEFNYHYKN; this is encoded by the coding sequence ATGAAAAAAGCAATTATAACTTTAGGAACAATTTTATTATTTACTACAGCTGTTCCTGCTCAATATGTCCCTAAAATTTTACCGCCTTCACCTAATGCAACCTCGATAGCAAAGTTCGTTGAAAGTCCGGTTTCTTACTATCGTGGTACAGCAAATATTAATATACCATTATTTAATATAGATACAGGTGATATTCCTTTGAATGTATCTATACAGTATGATACGAAAGGAATCAGAGTGGCAGAAATCTCTTCTTCAGTTGGAGCTGGCTGGAGTTTATTAACTGGAGGATTGATTACCAGGCAGATAAGACAACGACCTGATGAATATAGTAAGGGGTATTTAACTTATTCTTACAATTCAGATTTTGAAAATAACACTGTTTTGAGACATCAACTGGGAGATGAAAATGCATCTTACGCAGACTCTCCTACACCGGTGGATGAGGATCCGGATATGTTTTTTATTAATTTTCTTGGAAAATCAGCCAAATTTATCATCGACAATGTTACTAAAAAAGCTGTGACCCAAAGTTTTGATGACTGGAAAATAGATATCGATTACGAGAATCCATTAGACGGTAACTACAGAATTAATAGGATTATTATTACTGATGAAACTGGAAATCAATATTTCTTTGGTCAGGACATTTCCAAACTCAATTCTGCTTATGATATTGTTACTTCTGTAAGTTCGGGACTGATAGCCCCTATTTCGGAACCCCCTACATATCAGGAAAATAGCTATAGAACTGCCTGGCATTTAAAAGAAGTCAAAACTCTAAAGAATAACTATCTGTTTAATTATACTTCGGAGCAGGTAACCACCTATTCAAAAACAGATATCAATAAAGGAGATTATATAGGTGCTATATCTTTAGCTACTACAAGAACAACACAGCAGGTTCTTCAAAATATTATTTTTCCTGAAGGAAGTCTGGATTTTATATACAGTTCTTCTGAACGTGAAGATTTAGAGGGGGGTAAAGCCTTAAATGCTTTGATATTAAAAGATAATAAGGGGGAACAAATGAAGAAAATATCATTTGTCCAAAGTTATCACTCTGGTAATCATAATAATATTCATCCTTTAGTATTGCAAAAAGACTTGAGATCAGATAAAAGATTATTTTTAAATCAGGTTAATGAACTGGATAAGAATGATAATATTCTTTCGTCTTATAAACTTGAGTATAATTCCATGGAACTTCCTAATCGACATTCCAATTCCATTGATTATTGGGGATATTATAATGGTAAATCTAATAGTATGAATATTTTTACCGATGTAAAAGATGGGAATAGAGATGTATATTCGGCCTATACTGAAGCAGGAATTTTAACGAAAATAATTTATCCTACTGGAGGCAGTGAAAATTTTTATTATGAAGATAATAATGTTTTGATTCCTACATATTTTTCAAATTTTATATTATCCAACCCCTCACGAATTTTATATGATGACAAAGTAACAGCACTTGCAAAAGCTCCTGATAATTTTGTACTGAATAATGGAAGTGCTACTATCGGTAAATATATAAAGGTTTTTGATATTCCTAATGTTTATGGGAATAAATTTTCATTTACTGCTATGTTGGGAGTTGGCTGTACTTCTGTAGAAACATCAGATTGTAAAACGAAAGTAAGGCTGTACAGGATTGATAAGAATACAGGAGCTATTTTAGCAAGCTATACAATTACTCAGGGCAATAATGTTGAGCTGGTAAATCCTCCTTTTGAAAGTGGAAAATATAGATTGGAAGTTTCTAATCCTAGCTTTACCCTAAATGATTCTCAAAATTATGAGACCAATCCTTTTTCAGTGGCATTAAGATGGAAAGAGTATAAACCCGACATTCCTATAAACAGTTTTGTAGGTGGAGGGAGGAGAATCTCCAGAATTGAAGTAAATGATAACGGAAAAATTACCAAAAGAAAATATACTTACACTTTACCTAATGGAACAACATCAGGAAAATTGCTAGGAATTCCTGATTACATGTGCATTATAAAAAAATATGGGAATCTTACTATGATAGCAGGCCAGATTCAAAATAGAATACAGCCCATGTCAAGCTTCAATAATGCCGGGCAGGTAGGGTATTCCCAAGTTACAGAAACCTTTTCATCAGGTGATGATTCGGTATTATGGTCTAAAAAATATAATTTTACAAACTATCCGGATGGTGGTCAATACTATAAATTTCCTTATCACCTTCCAGATGATATGGATTGGGCAAGAGGGCTGAATCTAAACACAACAATGTATGATTCCGAAGGGAAAACAGTAGAATTATTAGAAAATAAATATAATTTTTCAGATGAACAGTTCTTTCCATATAGGTTTTACAGAACATTTAATGGTGATGTGGGTACAAATGCTCCGTATACGGAATTAACTCCATTGCCTCCGGCACAGGCGCCTTCCAGTTATCTTTTATCTCACAATATTAAAAGTATTCCAATATATAAATGGGGGAATTACCTCAATGGCCCTCTCGATTCATCAACTTTATTCAATTATGATATTTACAGAACATCTTTTTTTTATGGAGGTATGATACGTAATTATCAAAAAATAAAAACAGAATATGTAAATGGGATAGCTGTTAAAAAAATGTATATTGATATAGCAAAAGAAAGTCTTAATCATCATCAGGTAACCTCTGAGAATACTATTTACTCAGATGGTACGAGCCAGGAAACCTCCTACCAATATGCCCATGAAAAAGGAAACATAAAATTGATCAATGCCAATATGATAGGTATTCCTTTAGAGACAACTGTTATCAGAAAACAGAATGCTAATGATCCTAATGGAAAAATCATTTCAAAAACAGAAACAAAATATGATAATCCATCGAACTTATTCCCAAGTTCTGTTGTATCCACTGATTTACAAAATGTTGTATCTACTGAAGTGAGTTACGACAAATATGATAGTAAAGGAAATCTTCAGCAGTATACCACTAAAGATGGAGTTTCAACGGTAATCATCTGGGGATATAACGGCACCCGGCCTATTGCCAAGATTGAAAATGCAAAACTGGAGAACATTGGGCAGTCATTCATAGACAGTATTGTGAATGCCTCTAATACAGATGCAGCCGCAGAAAGGAATAATGATGAAACTACGCTGTTAAATGCATTTAAAACTTTTAAAGACAATTTATCCGGCTATCAGATCACTACCTACACCTATGATCCATTAATCGGAGTGAGAAGTATTACCCCGCCATCCGGCATCAGGGAAGTTTATCTTTATGATGATGCGGGCAGATTAAAAGAAATCAGAGAGCAAAACAACACCGGAAAATTATTAAAAGAATTTAACTACCATTACAAAAACTAA
- a CDS encoding DUF6443 domain-containing protein, whose product MKKILIPIGMLLMGHSVHAQATPGENYIQSKTYLDYNGTTPTKISETVQYFDGLGRPKQVVNVKASPGGKDVVTHIEYDQFGRQVKDYLPIPQSGTQSGAIYTSPLGNASSAYGSEKIYSEKILENSPLDRIRQQIQVGNDWANKPVKFQYDANVWEDYVRKYETTTTWVEGRTQTSVQLLQYFQPSQLYKNTVTDEDGNKTIEFKNGKGQVLLVRKVLNSTQNTDTYYVYNEYDQLAFVIPPLASSPTVETGTVENLYYQYRYDGKGRLVEKKLPGKGWEYMVYDKADRLVMTQDANMNPTGNWLFTKYDKFSRVAYTGVASIGAWFKRYQVQSSVDYYIDHGQPATEERKSTSFTLSGMEIYYGNTAYPFDIINILSVNYYDTYPQYSFNPAFPSAIQGEPVLTADPSSNSEGKSTKGLPVMSLVKNIEDDNWTKNYTYYDTKGRVVGTHSINHLGGYTKTESRLDFAGVAQSVITRHKRLETDTERVITENFEYDHQNRLLTHKHQVDSNPTEILTQNKYNELSQLETKKVGGADTANPLQSIDYRYNIRGWMTMINDPSNLNGDLFGYKMKYNNPESSASTIGRFNGNIAEIDWKTSTDGIYRRYNYNYDNLNRMFHAVYSKPGSTVEITSAYNEWVQYDLNGNITRLDRYGQSDGNSPIQIDQLYYTYNGNRLASVSDASGNFSGYPTGGNPISYDANGNMTNHLDKNITSIAYNFLNLPAYVTKNNNKSPFGSISSYLYRTDGTKLKKLYSYYKRDSQGNTSLAQTVTDYLDGFQYVLNTTGVGCLDCPPPLPDLQFVPTSEGYYDFVKNKYIYNYVDHLGNVRMSYEKGTTGTQVIEESNYYPFGLKHEGYNTSVGNPLYNYKYNGKELQKETGMYDYGARMYMPDIGRWGIVDPLAEKMTRHSPYNYAFNNPIRFIDPDGREGKGWIKSVVDGQTSWTYDKDVHSLQDAKDKKYTGVTEYQDALTITGTSNGQQNYQYTLDASGVATDSSGKVMTESFTTGAGTQIGVNPDSQMLASIGSIQGGTGFYAGLTGSILVGGGITASLGLVQDGNGHVETYFTLGGGLGFGVSGGIEGGAIIPTDPNHTFVTSEFRGTSITYSGGEGLVNGSFGGTFSDKYKGFKNADNFDMSHFGVHTPDGYRTKGFGIIKGSAGLPVSWAKTNTWVSGK is encoded by the coding sequence ATGAAAAAAATACTCATTCCCATAGGTATGCTGCTGATGGGCCATTCCGTCCATGCCCAGGCTACTCCGGGAGAAAACTATATTCAATCCAAGACTTATCTGGATTACAATGGAACAACTCCAACAAAAATCTCAGAAACTGTTCAGTATTTTGATGGACTCGGAAGGCCAAAGCAGGTAGTGAACGTAAAAGCTTCTCCCGGAGGAAAGGATGTGGTTACCCATATTGAATATGATCAGTTTGGAAGACAGGTTAAAGATTATCTTCCCATCCCACAATCCGGAACCCAAAGCGGAGCTATATATACTTCCCCTCTTGGGAATGCTTCCAGTGCATATGGCTCTGAAAAGATCTATTCAGAAAAAATATTGGAAAACTCTCCCTTAGACAGAATCCGGCAGCAGATCCAGGTAGGTAATGACTGGGCTAACAAACCCGTGAAATTTCAATATGATGCTAATGTTTGGGAAGACTACGTAAGGAAATATGAAACTACTACTACGTGGGTTGAAGGAAGGACACAAACCTCGGTTCAGCTCCTTCAGTATTTCCAGCCGTCACAGCTCTATAAAAACACCGTCACCGATGAAGACGGCAATAAAACCATAGAATTCAAAAATGGTAAAGGACAGGTTTTATTGGTTAGGAAAGTATTGAATTCCACACAGAATACTGATACATACTATGTTTATAATGAATATGATCAATTAGCATTTGTTATTCCTCCTTTAGCATCATCCCCCACTGTAGAGACTGGCACTGTAGAAAATTTGTATTATCAGTACCGTTATGATGGAAAAGGCAGACTTGTAGAAAAGAAGCTTCCTGGAAAAGGTTGGGAATATATGGTATATGATAAAGCAGACAGGCTGGTAATGACTCAGGATGCTAATATGAACCCTACTGGGAACTGGCTTTTTACCAAATATGATAAATTTTCGCGTGTAGCTTATACAGGAGTGGCATCCATTGGAGCTTGGTTTAAAAGATATCAAGTTCAGAGCAGTGTAGACTATTATATTGATCATGGACAGCCTGCAACGGAAGAAAGAAAGAGTACAAGTTTTACGCTCAGTGGAATGGAAATATATTATGGTAACACTGCATATCCTTTTGACATAATAAATATTTTATCGGTTAATTATTACGATACCTATCCACAATACAGTTTTAACCCTGCCTTTCCTTCAGCCATTCAGGGAGAGCCTGTATTGACAGCAGATCCCTCCTCCAATAGTGAAGGAAAAAGTACCAAAGGGCTTCCTGTAATGAGCCTGGTAAAGAATATTGAAGATGATAACTGGACAAAGAATTACACCTATTATGATACCAAAGGAAGAGTAGTAGGAACCCATTCTATTAATCATTTAGGTGGATACACTAAAACAGAATCCAGGCTGGATTTTGCGGGAGTAGCTCAAAGCGTTATCACCAGGCATAAAAGGCTGGAAACAGATACAGAAAGAGTCATTACAGAAAACTTTGAATATGACCATCAGAACAGGCTGCTTACTCATAAGCATCAGGTAGACAGTAACCCAACAGAAATCCTTACCCAGAATAAATACAATGAACTTTCCCAGCTAGAAACGAAGAAAGTAGGAGGGGCAGATACCGCTAATCCTTTACAGAGTATAGACTACAGATACAATATCAGAGGCTGGATGACCATGATTAATGACCCTTCGAACCTTAATGGAGATTTATTTGGATATAAAATGAAGTATAACAATCCGGAATCTTCGGCTTCAACAATAGGCAGGTTCAATGGTAACATTGCAGAGATCGACTGGAAAACCTCTACGGATGGTATTTATAGAAGATACAATTATAATTATGATAACTTAAACAGAATGTTTCATGCTGTTTACAGTAAACCAGGTTCAACAGTAGAAATTACAAGCGCTTATAACGAATGGGTGCAATATGATCTTAATGGCAATATTACCCGATTAGACCGATATGGGCAGTCAGATGGTAACAGTCCTATACAGATAGATCAATTGTATTATACATATAATGGTAATAGACTGGCTTCTGTATCAGATGCATCAGGGAATTTTTCGGGATATCCTACCGGTGGTAATCCTATATCCTATGATGCCAATGGTAATATGACTAATCATTTAGATAAAAATATAACTTCAATAGCGTATAATTTTTTAAACCTTCCTGCCTATGTTACTAAGAATAATAATAAAAGTCCATTTGGCAGTATAAGTTCTTATTTATATAGAACAGATGGTACTAAACTTAAAAAATTGTATTCTTACTATAAAAGAGATTCTCAAGGAAATACAAGCCTTGCACAGACTGTTACAGATTATTTAGATGGGTTTCAGTATGTTTTGAATACAACGGGAGTAGGATGTCTGGATTGTCCACCACCTTTACCTGATTTACAATTTGTACCCACATCAGAGGGCTATTATGATTTTGTGAAAAATAAGTATATTTACAACTATGTAGATCATTTAGGTAATGTAAGAATGAGTTACGAGAAAGGAACTACAGGAACACAGGTCATTGAAGAAAGTAACTATTATCCTTTTGGGTTAAAACATGAAGGATATAATACTTCGGTTGGAAATCCTTTGTACAACTATAAATATAATGGCAAGGAACTGCAAAAAGAGACTGGGATGTATGATTATGGAGCAAGAATGTATATGCCGGATATTGGACGATGGGGTATTGTCGATCCATTAGCGGAGAAGATGACAAGACATAGTCCTTATAACTATGCGTTTAATAATCCTATTAGATTTATTGACCCTGATGGAAGGGAAGGAAAAGGATGGATTAAATCAGTTGTTGATGGACAAACATCTTGGACTTATGACAAAGATGTTCATTCGCTACAAGATGCAAAAGATAAAAAATATACTGGTGTTACAGAATATCAAGATGCCTTAACAATAACTGGGACAAGTAATGGACAACAAAATTATCAATATACTTTAGATGCTTCAGGTGTGGCAACCGACTCTAGTGGAAAAGTAATGACAGAATCTTTTACAACTGGGGCAGGAACTCAAATTGGAGTTAATCCTGACAGTCAAATGTTGGCTTCTATTGGCAGTATACAAGGAGGAACAGGATTTTATGCTGGACTTACTGGTAGTATTTTAGTTGGAGGAGGAATTACAGCTTCATTAGGTCTTGTACAAGACGGGAATGGTCATGTAGAAACATATTTTACATTAGGCGGAGGCTTAGGTTTTGGTGTTTCAGGAGGTATTGAGGGAGGTGCAATCATCCCGACAGATCCCAATCACACATTTGTTACTTCTGAATTTAGAGGTACAAGTATTACATATTCTGGAGGAGAAGGACTTGTTAATGGCTCTTTTGGAGGAACATTTAGTGATAAATATAAAGGGTTTAAAAATGCTGATAATTTTGATATG